The Chloracidobacterium sp. genome includes a window with the following:
- a CDS encoding tetratricopeptide repeat protein translates to MNRVRYVQPVGWLLACVACVGLVAGLAMTLTTPPWWVNTQARSQPPARKTTPAAPKKPTPATTDANRATPQELRDALYVTETFLGAPTLVPRPFAEAEAAVAALQAKYPADVRLLRYGARLNEYLGNIPKAVQLMIRYANLQPEGADGLRRLAAFYHGRGLYADEVRTLQRLALLTPSAAERTAVADRIAELVQKRGLTNVDVAGLYRRLIEQRPQDVVFLKHYLERLVADGKLDDALRALDEWQPKYPEEARHFLKLRAEVYDKRGQRDAAGAVYDQAFDPCWPRAIVRDWYDLLRRYGRYRTYRRQLQERFRKGATDFATAARLFNVLAYEGNLTAAEQTLIELEKRREKTGWSRDELDRAAVMCMNIGQYDLGARFLYSLHVTGGNAPGSPEREATLAKLVTALLEAGEREAGTTLGAGDLSLYADIAQVDRGAGFLNGILSLILAGNNIPREYAQANRSAAAYFNRALAYRFFVALQTEYPRSARLPALHVELLKAFAAMNEFETVIRLGDEFLRAFPESPDYAAVAVQVAEAEARLGRRDAERRRLTALLDWLAAHKPAGTPLLPVSSRRWVFTPDMPTPDGATRQGRLRPAYQVYDPTDPDADDEEDAFQDYDYPTNYLGDRVEPKAAVTYASVLERVIASFAAETKTTADKATPTGPNPTLAFLYGEIKKHPREEGLYERLLRWLGQQSLVDEQLKAYRQAVQRFGDNTWRHRLARWFVRNDRRAAFAEYSRQLAATLDDEDLQAYLEAFFADVQLSDNDNDARLYLQLFRFAHDRFPTNLFFVRGMLNAYRATNRMAEWARLAGRYYFADPSLRSEYLAYLSENNRLAASYAAAKSQAGVAHRQFAADAALWLSRHEEAVEAYRELAAMYPGETYYAERLATLLRSLSSVQPTARDEAAQLWAKLAAVHPTENRFLTLAGEIRAESGDWDGAKTYWEQIVRRAPGDPEAYLELATLYWDYYRYDDAVRTLRALRERSGDDTLYAYQLGALYEERQQRDLALAEYMAALAVAGPERAKVIERLAVLSRRKGFPGRIEAAFRARLAKQSTPALILGYADFLKAAERQDAAFALLAREAAQRDDIPFLEAVRDEFRAAGRAGDERQVLERMVALARDERENIKYRLQLAAFFETRNQRDDALQTLDAIARDHPTNLGVVQEVERFYGRLGAIDKAVMLARQSRDIAVGDYRRTLTLQLAKRQREAGRTAEAEQTLREWYAANPTDTEAFTQLANLLGETGRNEDLAALYKQGLAALAAGANEFEFRKGYIQVLTSLGRHEEAIDQYIELINREPEDDARLRLALRYAEQYNLLERLTRYYVDLATKADRNYRWNVVLAEVYRFQGNIGGAAEQYAKAIVNEPQRGDFRERLAALYRQAGRYDDALAVLKRAAELDPQNPNWAAATAEVYLDQGKPEQAVAALRESFLKRKRLSAEVYFSAGETLLEAGFVAEAGGFYDEGFARVMASPATEAFDEGIVAGWLRTVIYRESAVAALSKLEMLETALAKAPQNGVLSNRRYELDYKVRRELFPKVLRDYATAAQLAQLDDAVTQRLTRAEVNSADFQRLTSLAANAGLYRACETSLIRAKDAAYAARRSADDQAYIGALRSLLAFYEARLDTPAALRLLAAEEARDRFPGTFDFTAARADFCRNVGDVVAERTALEQYYWRRTGALATDEDPLVGRFLQLLYRQGDRAALQKLAAAYSPYQLQLINFLVSVREQALAQTAIENAGQSGAWQKARLAQLELYFRNQSPEVEALYRQALGIRPIGEQANRKPDPAAEVVGEDWFRTARNYGIWLTLDDARAADALRFLTAETEAAPRSATAQTALSNFLRARKRYPEALEHARLARELAPEDPEALAAEGAALYEMGDRTAALGVWRRMLEGKRDALKPYLTFLSVLADYGLLNEALPPVETYLVRKLRERARPEAYESLVALLAALSRRDAASEAAMVALLTRVTAAVPEAFTLGLQLTLTEMLPVRARLPLYRLVSEQLAQQILNAYSRGEYDLYDEGIPEDLADGGTLADALSKVQQAWAEQLVASKAYTEAERELQAMAALRQTLFGRMREDAPPDTYIANPEAFMIEPEWLVMAQAAVELRTGRVAAAVERLRRFVAAPAPPSNNSESDSESDRDAKAPDASQRAQHAYHLLLNEGRTEEAVAFLETYYRLRILQDDSPATVLGQIEAQFMRRQTEAALGRLKQFVEREGTLQALSDAATLAAKYGAYEQALIWRRRLHQRTPGDAENRVEMARISARLGDLGAAAKQLYELALDRRLTLEARLFGLKQLADIVRRQGAADIPVSGAAGEDAETLTIIAALQDAAGRTTEAQKTFERAALMPYATVARLAYGRFLEQTNRPEQAMQMYMQAVREGQSSDRADVIRAALAANRVGTATALARNLQAAKGSGLSSLPSVVYQQPVVPLPAALYVSAQHEQRTARLTEQRQTLARLTAAALAQRDEELALRFAQALRDLADTRPTVEEAERLLAEVRRSLEGRPVLRTLFSLPPTSDLSFSDMLGELR, encoded by the coding sequence ATGAATCGTGTGCGTTACGTGCAGCCGGTGGGATGGCTGCTTGCTTGTGTGGCGTGTGTTGGCCTTGTCGCCGGACTCGCCATGACCCTGACCACCCCGCCTTGGTGGGTGAACACTCAGGCTCGATCCCAGCCGCCGGCTCGAAAAACAACGCCCGCCGCGCCTAAGAAGCCGACGCCGGCGACAACCGACGCCAATCGGGCGACGCCGCAGGAACTGCGCGACGCTCTCTACGTCACGGAAACCTTTTTGGGCGCGCCGACGCTCGTACCCCGCCCCTTCGCTGAAGCCGAAGCCGCCGTCGCCGCCCTGCAAGCAAAGTACCCGGCCGATGTGCGGCTTCTACGCTACGGCGCACGGCTGAATGAATATCTGGGAAACATACCCAAAGCCGTGCAGTTGATGATCCGGTACGCAAATCTACAGCCGGAAGGCGCAGACGGTTTACGGCGGCTAGCGGCGTTTTACCACGGACGCGGCCTCTACGCCGATGAGGTGCGCACGTTGCAACGGCTCGCCCTCCTGACCCCCTCCGCCGCTGAGCGCACCGCCGTCGCCGACCGCATCGCCGAACTGGTTCAGAAACGCGGGCTGACCAACGTGGATGTCGCCGGCTTGTACCGCCGACTGATCGAGCAGCGGCCGCAGGATGTGGTCTTTTTGAAACATTACCTTGAGCGACTGGTCGCCGACGGCAAACTCGATGACGCACTCCGGGCGCTTGATGAATGGCAGCCCAAATATCCGGAGGAAGCGCGCCACTTTCTCAAACTGCGGGCTGAGGTGTACGACAAGCGCGGCCAACGCGACGCCGCTGGGGCTGTTTATGACCAAGCCTTTGATCCGTGCTGGCCGCGCGCCATCGTACGGGACTGGTATGACCTCCTGCGCCGCTACGGCCGTTACCGAACCTACCGCCGTCAGCTCCAAGAACGCTTCCGTAAGGGCGCAACGGATTTTGCTACGGCGGCGCGGTTGTTCAACGTCCTCGCGTACGAGGGCAACCTGACAGCGGCCGAGCAAACCTTGATCGAACTTGAAAAGCGCCGCGAAAAAACCGGCTGGTCGCGCGACGAACTCGACCGCGCCGCCGTGATGTGTATGAACATCGGACAGTACGACCTTGGTGCGCGGTTTCTCTACTCGCTGCATGTGACAGGCGGGAACGCGCCCGGTTCGCCGGAGCGCGAAGCGACGTTGGCGAAACTCGTTACGGCGTTGCTCGAAGCGGGTGAGCGTGAGGCGGGTACGACGCTCGGCGCCGGCGACCTATCCCTTTACGCCGACATTGCCCAAGTTGACCGCGGCGCGGGCTTTCTCAACGGCATCCTGTCGCTCATTCTGGCCGGCAACAACATCCCCCGCGAATATGCCCAGGCGAATCGGTCGGCGGCGGCCTATTTCAATCGGGCGCTGGCCTATCGCTTTTTCGTCGCGCTTCAGACGGAGTATCCCCGCTCGGCGCGACTGCCAGCGCTTCATGTGGAACTGCTCAAAGCTTTCGCCGCCATGAACGAGTTTGAAACCGTAATTCGGCTGGGGGACGAGTTTTTGCGCGCCTTCCCTGAGTCGCCCGACTACGCGGCCGTTGCTGTACAAGTCGCTGAAGCGGAGGCGCGTCTCGGACGCCGTGACGCCGAACGGCGGCGTCTGACAGCGCTCTTGGATTGGTTAGCCGCCCATAAGCCAGCTGGGACGCCATTGCTGCCGGTTTCATCCCGGCGCTGGGTATTCACGCCCGACATGCCGACGCCGGACGGCGCAACTAGGCAAGGCAGGTTGCGCCCCGCTTACCAAGTCTATGACCCAACTGATCCCGACGCCGACGATGAAGAAGACGCCTTTCAGGATTACGACTATCCGACCAACTATCTGGGCGACAGGGTGGAGCCAAAAGCGGCTGTGACCTACGCTTCGGTACTGGAGCGCGTCATCGCCAGCTTCGCTGCTGAGACAAAGACAACGGCCGACAAAGCGACCCCGACCGGGCCAAATCCAACGCTAGCTTTTCTCTACGGTGAAATCAAAAAGCACCCCCGCGAGGAAGGTTTGTACGAGCGGTTGTTGCGTTGGCTTGGGCAGCAAAGCCTCGTGGATGAACAGCTCAAAGCGTACCGGCAGGCAGTGCAGCGTTTTGGCGACAACACGTGGCGGCATCGGCTGGCGCGGTGGTTTGTCCGCAATGACCGCCGGGCGGCGTTCGCCGAGTACTCGCGTCAACTGGCGGCCACCCTGGATGATGAGGACTTACAAGCCTACTTGGAGGCTTTTTTCGCGGACGTTCAGCTTAGCGACAACGACAACGACGCCCGCCTGTACCTGCAACTCTTCCGTTTTGCGCATGATCGCTTTCCGACCAACCTGTTTTTCGTGCGCGGGATGCTCAACGCCTACCGCGCGACGAACCGGATGGCGGAGTGGGCGCGGCTCGCCGGTCGGTACTACTTCGCCGATCCGTCTCTGCGCAGTGAATACTTGGCGTATCTCTCCGAGAACAACCGGCTGGCGGCAAGCTATGCGGCGGCCAAGTCGCAGGCCGGCGTCGCCCATCGGCAGTTCGCCGCCGACGCCGCACTCTGGCTGTCCCGGCACGAAGAGGCGGTTGAGGCGTATCGGGAACTGGCCGCGATGTATCCCGGCGAGACGTACTACGCCGAACGGCTGGCGACGCTGCTGCGCTCACTGTCCTCCGTGCAGCCCACCGCGCGTGACGAAGCCGCGCAGTTGTGGGCGAAGTTGGCGGCCGTCCATCCGACGGAAAATCGCTTTCTGACGCTGGCTGGCGAGATTCGGGCTGAAAGTGGGGACTGGGACGGCGCGAAGACCTACTGGGAGCAGATTGTCCGCCGCGCGCCCGGCGACCCGGAGGCGTACCTCGAACTGGCGACGCTCTACTGGGACTACTACCGCTATGACGACGCCGTACGAACACTGCGGGCGCTGCGTGAACGGTCGGGCGACGACACGCTCTACGCCTACCAGCTTGGCGCACTGTATGAGGAGCGTCAGCAGCGCGACTTGGCGTTGGCCGAGTACATGGCGGCGTTGGCCGTCGCCGGCCCCGAACGCGCCAAGGTGATTGAACGGCTCGCCGTACTGTCCCGGCGCAAAGGCTTTCCGGGACGCATCGAAGCGGCGTTCCGAGCGCGGTTGGCCAAACAAAGCACGCCGGCGCTCATCCTTGGCTACGCCGACTTTTTGAAGGCGGCCGAGCGGCAGGACGCCGCCTTTGCGTTGCTGGCGCGCGAAGCCGCCCAACGGGACGACATCCCGTTTCTCGAAGCCGTTCGGGACGAGTTTCGCGCCGCCGGCCGCGCCGGAGATGAACGTCAAGTGTTGGAGCGGATGGTTGCGTTGGCGCGCGACGAACGCGAAAACATCAAGTATCGGCTGCAACTGGCGGCCTTTTTTGAGACCCGCAACCAGCGCGACGACGCCTTGCAAACGCTTGACGCCATAGCGCGTGACCACCCTACCAACCTTGGCGTCGTTCAGGAAGTCGAGCGTTTCTATGGCCGTTTGGGGGCGATTGACAAAGCCGTAATGCTGGCGCGCCAATCGCGCGACATCGCCGTCGGCGACTACCGTCGGACGCTGACGCTTCAGCTGGCGAAGCGGCAGCGCGAGGCCGGCCGGACGGCTGAGGCGGAACAAACGCTGCGTGAGTGGTACGCCGCCAACCCAACTGACACTGAGGCGTTTACGCAGTTGGCCAATCTGCTGGGAGAAACCGGTCGCAACGAGGACTTGGCGGCGCTGTACAAGCAAGGTCTCGCCGCCTTGGCTGCCGGCGCGAATGAGTTTGAATTCCGCAAGGGCTATATCCAAGTTCTGACAAGCCTTGGCCGGCACGAAGAAGCCATTGACCAGTACATTGAACTCATCAACCGTGAGCCGGAGGATGACGCGCGGCTGCGCTTGGCGCTGCGGTACGCCGAGCAATACAACCTTTTGGAGCGCCTGACGCGCTACTACGTGGACTTGGCGACCAAAGCCGACCGCAACTACCGCTGGAACGTCGTACTAGCAGAGGTGTATCGGTTTCAAGGGAACATCGGCGGCGCGGCGGAGCAGTACGCCAAGGCGATTGTCAATGAACCGCAGCGCGGTGATTTCAGGGAACGGCTCGCCGCTCTTTACCGTCAGGCCGGACGTTATGATGACGCGCTCGCCGTACTGAAGCGAGCGGCGGAACTCGACCCGCAAAATCCGAACTGGGCGGCGGCGACGGCGGAGGTGTATCTCGATCAAGGAAAGCCGGAGCAAGCCGTCGCCGCGTTGCGCGAGTCATTTTTGAAGCGCAAGCGACTGTCGGCGGAGGTTTATTTTTCGGCCGGTGAAACCTTGCTGGAAGCGGGTTTTGTCGCCGAAGCCGGCGGTTTTTACGATGAGGGCTTTGCGCGCGTCATGGCCTCGCCTGCGACGGAAGCTTTTGATGAAGGCATCGTCGCCGGTTGGTTGCGTACGGTGATTTACCGTGAATCGGCGGTCGCTGCGTTGAGTAAGCTCGAAATGTTGGAAACGGCGCTGGCCAAAGCCCCGCAAAACGGCGTCCTATCGAACAGGCGATATGAACTGGATTACAAGGTGCGTCGGGAGCTGTTCCCCAAGGTGCTGCGCGATTATGCGACGGCGGCTCAACTGGCGCAGTTAGATGACGCCGTGACGCAGCGTTTGACGCGGGCGGAGGTTAATTCGGCCGACTTCCAGCGGTTGACCAGTCTTGCCGCCAACGCGGGTCTGTACCGAGCCTGTGAAACATCGCTGATCCGCGCCAAGGATGCCGCATATGCGGCGCGGCGGTCGGCTGACGATCAAGCCTACATCGGCGCGTTGCGGTCGCTGTTGGCTTTCTATGAAGCGCGTCTCGATACGCCCGCCGCGCTCAGGTTGTTGGCGGCTGAAGAAGCACGCGACCGTTTTCCCGGAACGTTTGATTTTACAGCCGCGCGGGCTGATTTCTGCCGCAACGTGGGGGATGTAGTAGCTGAGCGGACGGCGCTGGAGCAGTATTATTGGCGGCGCACTGGAGCGTTGGCGACTGACGAAGACCCGCTGGTGGGGCGTTTCCTACAGTTGCTTTATCGGCAGGGCGACCGCGCTGCGCTTCAGAAGTTGGCCGCCGCGTATTCACCGTACCAACTTCAGCTCATCAACTTCCTTGTGTCCGTCCGTGAGCAGGCGTTGGCGCAAACGGCGATTGAAAACGCTGGACAGTCGGGCGCGTGGCAAAAGGCACGTCTGGCGCAGCTTGAGCTGTACTTCCGCAACCAGTCGCCGGAAGTCGAAGCCTTGTACCGGCAGGCGCTGGGCATTCGTCCAATCGGCGAACAAGCCAACCGGAAACCAGACCCGGCGGCAGAAGTCGTTGGTGAAGACTGGTTTCGTACGGCGCGCAACTACGGGATTTGGCTCACGCTGGATGACGCACGGGCCGCTGATGCTTTGCGCTTCTTGACGGCCGAAACCGAAGCCGCGCCGCGCTCGGCGACGGCGCAAACGGCGTTGTCGAACTTCCTGCGGGCGCGCAAGCGTTACCCGGAGGCGTTGGAGCATGCACGGCTGGCGCGCGAACTAGCCCCGGAAGACCCGGAAGCTCTCGCCGCTGAAGGCGCGGCGCTGTACGAAATGGGCGATCGCACGGCTGCGTTGGGCGTCTGGCGGCGGATGCTGGAAGGGAAGCGCGATGCGCTGAAGCCATATCTGACCTTTTTATCGGTGCTTGCCGACTATGGCCTGCTGAACGAGGCGCTGCCGCCGGTTGAAACGTACCTTGTTCGTAAGCTGCGCGAGCGCGCCCGCCCGGAGGCATACGAGTCTTTGGTCGCTCTGCTGGCGGCGCTGTCCCGCCGCGACGCCGCTTCCGAGGCGGCGATGGTCGCGTTGTTGACGCGCGTCACAGCGGCGGTCCCAGAGGCTTTCACCTTGGGTCTGCAACTAACGTTGACGGAGATGCTGCCGGTTCGCGCCCGGTTGCCCTTGTACCGGCTGGTGAGTGAGCAACTCGCCCAGCAAATCCTGAATGCGTACTCGCGCGGGGAGTATGACCTCTATGATGAGGGCATCCCCGAAGACCTTGCCGACGGCGGTACGTTGGCGGACGCGCTGTCTAAAGTGCAGCAGGCTTGGGCGGAGCAGCTTGTGGCTTCAAAGGCCTATACGGAAGCGGAACGCGAACTGCAGGCGATGGCGGCGCTCCGGCAAACGCTTTTCGGCCGCATGCGTGAAGACGCGCCGCCGGATACGTATATCGCTAACCCAGAGGCGTTCATGATTGAGCCGGAATGGTTGGTCATGGCGCAAGCGGCGGTGGAACTGCGCACCGGCCGCGTTGCGGCGGCCGTGGAACGATTACGGCGCTTTGTCGCCGCGCCGGCCCCGCCGTCGAATAATTCGGAATCTGATTCGGAATCCGACCGTGACGCCAAAGCCCCGGACGCCAGTCAACGGGCGCAGCATGCCTACCACCTGCTCCTCAATGAAGGCCGGACGGAGGAGGCTGTCGCCTTTTTGGAAACTTACTACCGGCTGCGCATTCTGCAGGATGACAGCCCGGCGACGGTGCTGGGACAGATTGAAGCGCAGTTCATGCGTCGGCAAACGGAAGCGGCGCTGGGGCGGCTCAAACAGTTTGTCGAGCGTGAAGGAACGCTGCAGGCGCTGTCCGATGCGGCGACGTTGGCCGCGAAGTACGGCGCTTATGAGCAAGCTCTCATATGGCGTCGTCGTCTCCACCAGCGTACGCCGGGCGACGCTGAAAATCGGGTTGAAATGGCTCGCATCAGCGCGCGTCTGGGCGACCTCGGAGCCGCCGCCAAGCAGCTTTATGAGCTGGCGCTGGATCGGCGGCTGACCTTGGAAGCGCGCCTGTTTGGCCTCAAGCAGCTTGCTGACATTGTACGCCGGCAGGGTGCGGCGGACATACCGGTGAGCGGCGCGGCGGGAGAGGACGCGGAAACGCTGACCATCATAGCGGCGCTTCAAGACGCCGCCGGACGAACAACCGAAGCGCAAAAGACCTTTGAACGGGCGGCGCTGATGCCCTACGCCACAGTGGCCCGTCTGGCTTACGGCCGATTTCTGGAACAAACCAATCGTCCCGAACAGGCTATGCAAATGTACATGCAGGCCGTTCGAGAAGGTCAGTCCTCCGACCGCGCAGATGTCATTCGCGCGGCGCTGGCCGCCAACCGCGTGGGGACGGCGACGGCGTTGGCGCGCAATCTACAGGCGGCAAAAGGCAGCGGGCTGTCCAGTCTCCCCAGCGTGGTTTATCAGCAGCCGGTCGTACCCCTGCCGGCGGCGCTGTATGTGTCAGCGCAGCACGAGCAACGTACGGCGCGGCTGACGGAACAGCGCCAAACGTTGGCGCGTTTGACGGCGGCGGCGCTGGCGCAGCGGGATGAGGAACTGGCGCTTCGCTTCGCTCAGGCTTTGCGTGATTTGGCTGACACGAGGCCGACCGTAGAAGAAGCCGAACGTCTGCTTGCAGAAGTTCGGCGGAGTTTGGAAGGGCGGCCGGTGTTGCGAACCTTGTTCAGCTTGCCGCCGACCAGCGATTTGAGTTTTTCCGATATGCTCGGTGAGCTTCGGTAA
- a CDS encoding Uma2 family endonuclease, with protein MTHTPAASTAERRMTFEEYLRYDDGTDMRYELVRGLLVPMANPPAEHELVVSYAAGVLLRHVARHGLPYVVRVNAGVQTEVDTSRLPDIAVYDAVVWEWLLREGGAAVLRLGEPMRLVVEVTSENWREDYDEKRAEYEWCGIPEYWVIDRRRQMRALAFGQDGKYVEEVLRPGGTLRSRVLEGFVTPVESLLSPPSPEEVVQEELARLAQAQEEALEARRLLEVERQRANAERRRAEAAEAQARRLAERLRALGLETDDL; from the coding sequence ATGACGCACACGCCGGCGGCTTCGACAGCTGAACGTCGGATGACGTTTGAAGAGTACCTGCGTTATGACGACGGAACGGATATGCGCTACGAGTTGGTGCGCGGGCTTTTGGTACCGATGGCGAATCCGCCTGCGGAACACGAGTTGGTGGTGAGCTATGCGGCTGGAGTGTTGTTGCGGCATGTGGCGCGACATGGGCTGCCGTATGTAGTGCGAGTTAACGCCGGGGTGCAGACGGAGGTGGACACATCGCGGTTGCCGGATATTGCGGTGTACGACGCGGTAGTTTGGGAGTGGTTGTTGCGGGAGGGCGGGGCGGCGGTGCTGCGGCTTGGAGAGCCAATGCGGTTGGTGGTGGAGGTGACGAGCGAGAACTGGCGAGAGGACTACGACGAGAAGCGCGCCGAGTATGAGTGGTGCGGGATACCGGAGTACTGGGTGATAGATCGGCGGCGGCAGATGAGGGCATTGGCGTTTGGGCAGGATGGGAAGTATGTCGAAGAGGTGTTGCGGCCTGGGGGAACGTTGCGCTCGCGGGTGTTGGAAGGGTTTGTGACGCCGGTGGAAAGCCTATTGTCGCCGCCGTCACCGGAGGAGGTGGTGCAGGAGGAGTTGGCGCGCTTGGCGCAGGCGCAGGAGGAAGCGTTGGAGGCGCGGCGGTTGTTGGAAGTGGAACGACAGCGTGCGAACGCTGAGCGGCGGCGCGCGGAGGCGGCGGAAGCGCAGGCGCGTCGGTTGGCGGAGCGGCTGCGCGCGCTTGGGCTGGAGACGGATGACCTGTAG
- a CDS encoding MoxR family ATPase, producing MTLSVQEVADFIRRQLHLVVVGQDAVIDQILIGLFAEGHVLLEGPPGTAKTLMVKTLARVIGADFNRIQFTPDLMPADVTGTNVYNTATGLFTFRPGPVFTDLLLADEINRTPPKTQSALLEAMEERQVTVDGETHRMSPLFMVLATQNPIEYEGTYPLPEAQLDRFLLKILVDYPTLEEELQVVANWNTGFNVRRLDAVPLESLPDVSVILQCRATVRDVATEEGVRRYIVDIIRNTRPPAAPNLTWGASPRAAVALLLTAKAHAAMDGRSFVTPDDVKAVAAPALRHRIVLRSEAEIDGVTPDEIIAAIVRRVAVPR from the coding sequence ATGACCCTATCCGTGCAGGAAGTCGCCGACTTCATCCGGCGGCAACTGCATCTCGTCGTCGTCGGTCAGGACGCCGTCATTGACCAAATCCTCATTGGGCTATTTGCTGAAGGCCATGTCCTGCTCGAAGGTCCGCCCGGTACGGCCAAAACCCTCATGGTCAAAACGCTGGCGCGCGTCATCGGTGCGGACTTCAATCGAATCCAGTTCACGCCCGACCTGATGCCGGCGGATGTGACCGGAACCAACGTGTACAACACGGCAACCGGCTTGTTTACCTTCCGGCCCGGCCCCGTTTTTACGGATTTGCTGCTTGCCGATGAAATCAACCGGACGCCGCCCAAGACGCAATCCGCCCTGCTGGAAGCCATGGAAGAGCGGCAGGTGACGGTGGACGGTGAAACCCATCGCATGTCGCCGTTGTTTATGGTGCTGGCGACGCAGAATCCGATTGAGTACGAGGGCACATACCCGCTTCCCGAAGCCCAACTGGATCGCTTTCTGCTGAAGATTCTGGTGGACTACCCCACGCTGGAGGAAGAGTTGCAGGTCGTCGCCAACTGGAACACCGGCTTCAATGTCCGTCGGCTCGACGCCGTACCGCTGGAAAGTCTGCCGGATGTCAGCGTGATTCTTCAGTGTCGGGCAACGGTTCGGGATGTCGCTACCGAGGAAGGCGTCCGACGTTACATCGTGGACATCATTCGCAATACGCGCCCACCCGCCGCGCCGAACTTGACGTGGGGAGCGAGTCCGCGTGCGGCCGTGGCGCTTCTTCTGACGGCGAAGGCGCACGCCGCTATGGACGGCCGGTCGTTTGTGACACCGGATGATGTCAAGGCGGTCGCCGCCCCAGCGTTGCGTCATCGGATCGTGTTGCGTTCGGAGGCCGAAATTGACGGCGTAACCCCGGATGAGATCATTGCCGCTATTGTTCGGCGCGTCGCCGTACCGCGTTAG
- a CDS encoding tetratricopeptide repeat protein has product MKQSTLVVGVTCLVIGFFIGFAYTNSRNREFIREQTEKARAEAFAANNASAGGPGGAAPNDAIHRNPNVETAIAEAAAKRNDFETQTRLGVFLAENGRIAEARECFEAAVKLRPDDWQALAILGRLLAAEAKYSEAVARFEAAYKLQPNNAQIVVGLANALFDAKRYEDAQKWYEKALTLTPKDVNVITDLGLTYYFRRPQQLDKAMAYFKQSLSIDPNHILTIQNYAVALLDANRIEEAKPLVAKLEQLAPQNEMLPAIKQRLAQANTTGNIPPH; this is encoded by the coding sequence ATGAAACAATCCACACTGGTCGTTGGCGTGACCTGCCTTGTTATTGGCTTCTTTATTGGGTTCGCCTATACCAATAGTCGCAATCGGGAATTCATCCGCGAGCAGACGGAAAAAGCCCGCGCCGAAGCCTTTGCGGCAAACAACGCCTCGGCCGGCGGCCCCGGCGGAGCGGCGCCAAACGACGCCATTCATCGCAACCCCAACGTTGAGACCGCTATCGCGGAAGCCGCCGCCAAACGCAACGACTTTGAGACGCAGACGCGGCTTGGCGTCTTTCTGGCTGAAAACGGCCGGATCGCCGAAGCGCGTGAATGCTTTGAAGCGGCGGTCAAGCTCCGTCCCGACGACTGGCAGGCGCTAGCCATACTGGGTCGCCTCCTAGCGGCTGAAGCGAAGTACTCGGAAGCCGTAGCGCGCTTTGAGGCTGCTTACAAACTCCAACCCAACAATGCTCAGATTGTCGTCGGGCTAGCCAATGCTCTCTTTGACGCCAAACGTTACGAAGACGCCCAGAAGTGGTATGAGAAGGCGCTAACGTTGACGCCTAAGGATGTCAATGTCATCACAGACTTAGGCTTGACCTACTACTTCCGCCGGCCGCAGCAACTGGACAAGGCGATGGCGTATTTCAAGCAGTCGCTAAGTATTGACCCAAATCACATACTGACTATTCAGAACTACGCAGTGGCGCTGCTTGACGCCAACCGGATTGAGGAAGCTAAGCCGTTAGTGGCCAAGCTGGAACAACTTGCACCGCAGAATGAAATGCTGCCTGCCATCAAGCAGCGGCTGGCGCAAGCCAACACAACCGGCAACATTCCGCCGCACTAA
- a CDS encoding phosphatidate cytidylyltransferase: MSNLVWRVITALLALPLLFWSVWLSTPLLFVGLVVVATLLGLVEYFRLAEKLGFAPFTAIGVCGVLGVHLLFYVRAIELLPAWLGVLLGATMVQGVLTERDFKKSLPSHAATLHGVVYVGVLCGFLIGLKRLEPVELGSRFLTFFFVVIMAGDITAYFVGRAFGRHKLAPLVSPGKTIEGAAGNVFGSLIAAVAVHYWFFPALPLTHAVALALGMNIIGQLGDLYESLLKRGAGAKDAAAVLPGHGGLLDRLDSLLFNAPVLYYYARYGLPSD, translated from the coding sequence ATGTCCAATCTTGTTTGGCGCGTCATCACGGCGCTTCTCGCACTCCCGTTGTTGTTCTGGAGCGTATGGCTGTCCACGCCGCTGCTCTTTGTCGGGCTGGTCGTCGTCGCCACGCTGCTTGGCTTGGTTGAGTACTTCCGCCTTGCCGAGAAACTTGGCTTCGCGCCTTTTACGGCGATTGGCGTCTGCGGCGTTCTGGGCGTTCATTTGCTCTTCTACGTGCGCGCGATTGAACTGCTACCGGCTTGGTTGGGCGTCTTGCTGGGCGCGACGATGGTGCAGGGCGTCCTGACGGAGCGTGACTTCAAGAAATCCCTACCCTCTCATGCCGCCACCCTACACGGCGTTGTTTATGTCGGCGTTTTGTGCGGGTTTCTCATCGGACTCAAACGACTCGAACCCGTCGAACTCGGCAGCCGCTTCCTGACGTTTTTCTTTGTGGTCATCATGGCGGGCGACATCACGGCGTACTTTGTCGGCCGCGCCTTTGGCCGGCACAAACTAGCACCGCTTGTCAGTCCGGGGAAAACCATTGAGGGCGCAGCCGGGAACGTCTTCGGCAGCCTGATAGCGGCCGTGGCGGTGCACTACTGGTTTTTCCCTGCGCTGCCGCTGACGCACGCCGTCGCTTTGGCGCTGGGCATGAACATCATCGGTCAGCTCGGCGACCTGTATGAGTCGCTCCTCAAACGCGGCGCCGGCGCGAAAGACGCCGCCGCCGTCCTTCCGGGCCACGGCGGTTTGCTCGACCGATTAGACAGTTTGCTCTTCAATGCACCGGTGCTTTATTACTACGCAAGGTACGGACTGCCGTCAGATTGA